In Methanocaldococcus lauensis, a single genomic region encodes these proteins:
- the rnhB gene encoding ribonuclease HII, with translation MIIIGVDEAGRGPVIGPMVVCAYAIEKEKEGELKKLGVKDSKALTKNKRSLLKKSLESLGYSEKLILEVNKINELMNRINLNEIEINAFSKVTKNLIEKLDIKDEEVEIYLDACSTNAKKFEDSFRDKIEDIIKERNLDVKIIAEHKADAKYPIVSSASIIAKVERDNLIEKYKKTYGDFGSGYPSDRKTIKFLEDYYKKHKKLPDITRIHWKTCQNIINKYKQTKLTL, from the coding sequence ATGATAATTATAGGAGTTGATGAGGCAGGAAGAGGGCCAGTTATAGGACCTATGGTAGTATGCGCCTATGCCATTGAAAAGGAGAAAGAAGGAGAGTTAAAAAAATTAGGAGTTAAAGATAGTAAAGCATTAACTAAAAATAAAAGAAGTCTGTTAAAAAAATCCCTTGAAAGTTTGGGATACTCTGAAAAGTTAATCTTAGAGGTAAATAAAATAAATGAACTAATGAATAGAATTAATTTAAATGAGATTGAAATTAATGCTTTCTCTAAAGTTACTAAAAATTTAATAGAAAAATTAGATATAAAAGATGAAGAGGTTGAGATTTATTTAGATGCATGTAGCACAAATGCTAAAAAATTTGAAGATAGCTTTAGAGATAAGATAGAAGACATAATTAAAGAGAGGAATTTAGATGTTAAAATTATAGCAGAGCATAAGGCTGATGCTAAATATCCTATAGTTTCATCAGCTTCAATAATTGCAAAAGTTGAGAGGGATAATTTGATTGAAAAATATAAAAAAACTTACGGAGATTTTGGAAGTGGTTATCCATCTGATAGAAAAACTATAAAATTCCTTGAAGATTATTATAAAAAGCATAAGAAACTTCCAGACATTACAAGGATACACTGGAAAACTTGTCAAAATATAATAAACAAATATAAACAAACAAAATTAACTTTATGA
- a CDS encoding TRC40/GET3/ArsA family transport-energizing ATPase: protein MLSKIKDSINSLRGITEKKLEKNDGTKYIMFGGKGGVGKTTMSAATGVYLAEKGLKVVIVSTDPAHSLRDIFEQEFGHEPTKVKGFDNLYVVEIDPQKAMEEYKEKLKAQIEENPFLGEMLEDQLEMAALSPGTDESAAFDVFLKYMDSNEFDVVIFDTAPTGHTLRFLGMPEVMDKYMTKLIKLRKQMSGFMKMMKKFLPFGGKDEDIDYDKMLEELEKMKERIVRARKILSDPERTAFRLVVIPEEMSILESERAMKALQKYGIPIDAVIVNQLIPEDVQCDFCRARRELQLKRLEMIKEKFGDKVIAYVPLLRTEAKGIETLKQIAKILYGEEKEEQKVTAQ from the coding sequence ATGTTATCAAAAATAAAAGATTCAATAAATTCATTAAGAGGAATTACTGAGAAGAAATTGGAAAAGAATGATGGAACTAAATATATTATGTTTGGAGGTAAGGGAGGAGTTGGAAAGACAACAATGAGTGCCGCTACTGGCGTATATTTAGCTGAAAAAGGGTTAAAGGTTGTTATCGTCTCAACAGATCCTGCTCACTCATTGAGAGATATATTTGAGCAAGAATTTGGGCATGAACCAACAAAAGTTAAGGGCTTTGATAACTTATATGTTGTAGAGATAGACCCACAAAAAGCAATGGAAGAATATAAAGAAAAGTTAAAGGCTCAAATTGAAGAGAACCCATTCTTAGGAGAGATGTTAGAAGACCAGTTGGAAATGGCTGCTCTCTCTCCAGGAACTGATGAAAGTGCTGCTTTTGATGTATTTTTAAAGTATATGGACAGTAATGAGTTTGATGTAGTTATATTTGATACAGCCCCAACTGGACACACTTTGAGATTCTTAGGAATGCCAGAGGTTATGGATAAGTATATGACTAAATTGATTAAATTAAGGAAACAGATGAGCGGATTTATGAAGATGATGAAAAAATTCTTGCCATTTGGAGGAAAAGATGAAGATATTGACTATGACAAGATGTTAGAAGAATTAGAAAAGATGAAAGAGAGAATAGTTAGAGCAAGAAAAATATTATCAGATCCAGAAAGAACTGCTTTTAGATTGGTAGTTATTCCAGAGGAGATGAGTATCTTAGAGAGTGAGAGAGCGATGAAAGCATTACAAAAATATGGAATTCCAATTGATGCAGTTATTGTAAATCAACTAATTCCTGAAGATGTCCAGTGTGACTTTTGTAGAGCAAGAAGAGAATTGCAGTTAAAGAGATTGGAAATGATTAAAGAGAAATTTGGGGATAAAGTTATTGCCTATGTCCCTCTCTTAAGAACTGAAGCAAAAGGTATTGAAACACTAAAACAGATAGCAAAGATATTATACGGAGAGGAAAAAGAAGAACAGAAAGTTACTGCTCAATAG
- the comB gene encoding 2-phosphosulfolactate phosphatase translates to MITLCNKFADHKCYDIAIVVDVLRASTTIVTLLSFIDEVYITTSTQREEENAIYIGERKGRKIENFDFGNSPTEILANKDIIKERYENGEKIILSTTNGTRVLKNLNSKYIFIGAIVNAKYVAEAVKDFENVSLVPCHRENNFSIDDFIGCGIIAKYLNREYDDFIKAAVELTKYDWMSLILESSSAKNLKNLGYEKDITFAMLENSIDAVGIYKKEENKVVRVK, encoded by the coding sequence ATGATAACTCTATGTAATAAATTTGCTGATCATAAATGTTATGATATAGCAATAGTTGTAGATGTTTTAAGAGCATCAACTACAATAGTAACTCTTCTATCATTTATCGATGAGGTATATATAACTACATCTACACAGAGAGAAGAAGAAAATGCCATATACATTGGAGAGAGAAAGGGCAGAAAAATAGAGAACTTTGATTTTGGAAATTCCCCAACTGAGATTTTAGCAAATAAAGATATTATAAAGGAAAGATATGAAAATGGAGAAAAGATTATATTATCAACTACAAATGGAACGAGAGTTTTAAAAAACTTAAACTCTAAATATATTTTTATAGGAGCGATAGTTAATGCAAAGTATGTCGCTGAAGCAGTTAAGGATTTTGAAAATGTCAGTTTAGTTCCATGTCATAGAGAAAATAACTTTTCAATAGACGATTTTATTGGCTGTGGAATTATTGCTAAGTATCTCAATAGAGAGTATGATGATTTTATTAAAGCAGCAGTAGAATTAACTAAATATGACTGGATGTCTTTAATTTTAGAATCATCATCTGCTAAAAATTTAAAAAATCTTGGATATGAAAAAGATATAACCTTTGCAATGTTGGAGAATAGCATTGATGCCGTAGGAATTTACAAAAAAGAAGAGAACAAAGTTGTAAGAGTTAAATAA
- a CDS encoding formate--phosphoribosylaminoimidazolecarboxamide ligase has product MISKNEILEVFEKYNKDEITIATLGSHTSLHILKGAKLEGFSTVCITMKGRDVPYKRFKVADKFIYVDNFSDIKNEEIQEKLRELNSIVVPHGSFIAYCGLDNVENNFLVPMFGNRRILRWESERSLERKLLKESGIRVPKKYESPEDIDKTVIVKFPGARGGRGYFIASSTEEFYKKAEDLKKRGILTDEDIANAHIEEYVVGTNFCIHYFYSPLKDEVELLGMDRRYESNIDGLVRIPAKDQLELNVNPSYVITGNIPVVIRESLLPQVFEIGDKLVSKAKELIPPGMIGPFCLQCLCNEDLELVVFEMSARTDGGSNTFMNGSPYSFLYNGEPLSMGQRIAREIKMALQLNMIDKVIS; this is encoded by the coding sequence ATGATTTCAAAGAACGAGATTTTAGAAGTTTTTGAAAAATATAATAAAGATGAGATAACAATAGCAACATTGGGAAGTCATACATCCTTACATATTTTAAAAGGAGCAAAATTGGAAGGTTTTTCTACAGTTTGTATAACTATGAAAGGTAGAGATGTTCCATACAAGAGGTTTAAAGTTGCTGATAAATTTATATATGTAGATAATTTCTCAGATATAAAAAATGAAGAGATTCAAGAAAAGTTGAGGGAGTTAAATTCTATTGTAGTTCCTCATGGCTCTTTTATTGCCTATTGTGGTTTAGACAATGTAGAAAATAATTTTTTAGTTCCAATGTTTGGTAATAGAAGAATTTTAAGATGGGAATCTGAAAGAAGTTTAGAAAGAAAACTATTAAAAGAATCTGGAATAAGAGTTCCTAAAAAATATGAGAGTCCGGAAGACATTGATAAAACTGTTATCGTTAAATTCCCTGGAGCAAGAGGAGGGAGAGGATACTTTATTGCTTCATCAACAGAGGAGTTTTATAAGAAGGCAGAAGATTTAAAGAAGAGAGGAATATTGACTGATGAAGATATAGCCAATGCACATATAGAAGAATATGTCGTTGGAACTAACTTCTGCATACACTACTTTTACTCTCCATTAAAAGATGAAGTAGAATTGTTGGGAATGGATAGAAGATATGAAAGTAATATAGATGGATTAGTTAGGATTCCAGCAAAAGACCAATTAGAATTAAATGTTAATCCAAGTTATGTAATTACTGGAAATATTCCTGTTGTAATTAGAGAAAGTTTATTGCCACAAGTTTTTGAAATTGGAGATAAATTAGTAAGTAAGGCAAAAGAACTAATACCTCCTGGAATGATTGGTCCATTCTGCTTACAGTGTTTGTGTAATGAAGACTTAGAATTAGTTGTCTTTGAAATGAGTGCAAGAACTGATGGAGGTTCTAATACCTTTATGAATGGAAGTCCATACTCTTTCTTATACAATGGTGAGCCATTAAGTATGGGACAAAGAATTGCAAGAGAAATTAAAATGGCTTTACAGTTGAATATGATTGATAAGGTAATCTCATAA
- a CDS encoding tRNA (adenine-N1)-methyltransferase produces the protein MFAYKLLVDERGKRYLLKKDVKKFGTDLGIVDLENVEEGVELKSHKGYRFYLVEPTMFDILKRMKRTVTTLLPKDIGFIISIAGIREGETVVEAGTGSGALTMYLSNAVGKTGKVITYDIRPEFAKVARKNLLRVGAIRKGQKIIGLDEDFDDEDEIEIEDGLFNVIQKIGDVREKIDEKDVDVIVLDLPDPWNVVENAKKALNKKRGRIVTYLPYIEQVKKTVEKLKKEGFWDIHTYELIEREIEVSEKGVRPSTRMIGHTGYITVARVPPKPIDENIEEK, from the coding sequence ATGTTTGCCTATAAACTGTTAGTAGATGAGAGAGGGAAGAGATATTTATTAAAAAAGGATGTTAAAAAATTTGGAACAGATTTGGGAATAGTAGATTTAGAGAATGTTGAAGAAGGAGTTGAACTAAAATCTCATAAAGGGTATAGATTTTATTTGGTAGAGCCTACAATGTTTGACATATTAAAAAGAATGAAGAGAACTGTAACTACTTTATTACCAAAAGATATTGGCTTTATTATAAGTATAGCTGGAATTAGAGAGGGAGAAACTGTTGTAGAAGCAGGAACTGGTTCAGGAGCATTAACTATGTATTTGTCAAATGCTGTTGGAAAAACTGGGAAAGTAATAACCTACGATATTAGACCAGAATTTGCCAAAGTTGCAAGAAAAAATTTATTAAGAGTTGGGGCTATAAGAAAAGGACAAAAAATTATTGGATTGGATGAAGATTTTGACGATGAGGATGAAATTGAAATAGAAGATGGTTTATTTAATGTAATTCAAAAAATTGGAGATGTTAGAGAAAAAATTGATGAAAAAGATGTGGATGTAATCGTTTTAGATTTGCCAGATCCTTGGAATGTTGTAGAGAATGCAAAAAAGGCATTGAATAAAAAAAGAGGGAGGATAGTTACATATCTTCCATATATAGAGCAGGTTAAAAAAACTGTTGAAAAACTTAAAAAAGAAGGATTCTGGGATATACATACTTATGAACTTATTGAAAGAGAGATTGAAGTTTCTGAGAAAGGAGTTAGACCTTCAACGAGGATGATTGGGCATACCGGCTATATAACTGTTGCAAGAGTTCCACCTAAACCAATTGATGAAAATATAGAAGAAAAATAA
- a CDS encoding DUF116 domain-containing protein yields MLEEFLQIVGLITLTVFILIFIVSILILIIGYILLKKDRLIFPNLALFLMDNFYSILLKVFLLIGTEDTFYRVGIEFYNKYYEDAFKKAKNKVLVLPHCLRDSKCPAKLTPNGVECIFCGRCKIGDIIKVAKENNYKVYIVPGSTFLKRILKEEKPEAVFGVACNRDLFYGMNMLSRKGIPSQGQPLLRDGCINTLVDVDELISRLKNLR; encoded by the coding sequence ATTTTAGAGGAATTTTTGCAGATTGTAGGTTTGATAACATTAACAGTATTTATATTAATATTTATAGTATCCATCTTAATTTTAATTATCGGATATATATTATTAAAAAAGGATAGGTTGATATTTCCAAATTTGGCTTTATTCTTAATGGATAATTTTTATTCAATACTATTAAAAGTTTTTCTATTAATTGGGACAGAAGATACTTTTTATAGAGTAGGAATAGAATTTTACAATAAATATTATGAAGATGCATTTAAAAAAGCAAAAAATAAGGTTTTGGTTCTTCCACACTGTTTAAGAGATTCAAAATGTCCTGCTAAATTAACCCCTAATGGTGTTGAATGCATATTCTGTGGAAGATGTAAAATAGGAGACATTATAAAAGTGGCAAAGGAAAACAATTACAAAGTTTATATAGTCCCAGGCTCAACATTCTTAAAGAGAATTTTAAAAGAAGAAAAGCCAGAGGCAGTGTTTGGAGTAGCGTGCAATAGGGATTTATTTTATGGAATGAATATGTTATCAAGAAAAGGAATTCCTTCACAAGGACAACCTTTATTAAGGGATGGGTGTATAAATACTTTGGTTGATGTTGATGAACTCATATCAAGATTAAAAAATTTAAGGTGA
- a CDS encoding GbsR/MarR family transcriptional regulator codes for MENAKEIIIKLFSGIAEIHGLSRSVGAVYGILFFYEKPMTISEIMEELKISKGNVSMSLRKLEELGLIRKVWIKGERKNYYEAVGDFSSIKDIAKKKHKLISESYESLKNIAQSNKENKEFISKKLDKIEKMKKVSEKILDVLNSELS; via the coding sequence ATGGAAAATGCTAAAGAAATTATTATTAAGTTATTTTCTGGAATTGCTGAGATTCACGGATTGAGTAGGTCTGTTGGAGCAGTTTATGGTATTTTATTTTTTTACGAAAAGCCGATGACGATCTCTGAAATTATGGAAGAGTTGAAAATTAGCAAAGGAAATGTAAGCATGTCGTTAAGAAAGTTGGAAGAACTTGGATTAATTAGAAAAGTCTGGATAAAAGGAGAAAGAAAGAATTATTATGAAGCAGTTGGTGATTTTTCTTCAATTAAAGACATTGCTAAAAAGAAACATAAACTAATCTCAGAATCTTATGAATCTTTAAAAAATATCGCTCAAAGTAACAAGGAAAATAAAGAATTTATTAGCAAAAAATTGGACAAAATAGAAAAAATGAAGAAGGTTTCAGAAAAGATTTTAGATGTTCTTAATAGCGAATTATCCTAA
- a CDS encoding TIM barrel protein has product MLIFGTAGVPISAEDEFKGIDVLRKLNLGAMELEFVKGVYMKEDYAKKLKEYGKDIVFSAHAPHFINLNANEEYKIKNSIERIIKTAKVLNNCGRNLVFHPGYYLKKSKETTYNIIKSNIQKILEKLELLNLNVMLRPETSGRVSQFGDVEETLNLCYDLNLLPCIDFAHIYARSRGRINNYDSFYKILEKVENMLGKESLKDMHIHLSGIEYGKGGERRHLPLKESNFNYKDALKALKDFNTSGTVICESPLLEYDAVLLMKCYNEL; this is encoded by the coding sequence ATGTTAATATTTGGCACCGCAGGAGTTCCAATATCTGCAGAGGATGAATTTAAAGGAATAGATGTTTTAAGAAAATTAAATTTGGGAGCTATGGAATTGGAATTTGTTAAAGGAGTTTATATGAAAGAAGACTATGCAAAAAAGTTAAAGGAATATGGAAAGGATATTGTTTTCTCTGCTCATGCTCCTCACTTTATAAATCTCAATGCAAATGAAGAGTATAAAATTAAAAATAGTATTGAGAGAATTATTAAAACTGCCAAAGTATTAAATAACTGTGGAAGAAACTTAGTTTTTCATCCTGGATATTACTTAAAGAAAAGTAAAGAAACCACATATAATATAATAAAGTCAAACATTCAAAAAATTTTAGAAAAATTAGAATTATTAAATTTAAATGTTATGTTAAGACCAGAGACATCTGGAAGAGTATCTCAATTTGGAGATGTTGAGGAAACTTTAAATTTATGCTATGACTTAAATCTTCTCCCATGTATCGACTTTGCCCATATTTATGCAAGAAGTAGAGGAAGAATAAATAACTATGATTCCTTTTATAAGATACTTGAAAAAGTTGAGAATATGTTAGGAAAAGAAAGTTTAAAGGATATGCATATCCATTTATCAGGAATAGAGTATGGAAAGGGAGGGGAAAGAAGGCATCTACCTTTAAAAGAATCTAATTTTAATTATAAGGATGCATTAAAGGCGTTGAAAGATTTTAATACCTCTGGAACTGTAATATGTGAAAGTCCTTTATTGGAATATGATGCTGTTTTGCTTATGAAGTGTTATAATGAACTATAA
- a CDS encoding cobalt-precorrin 5A hydrolase, whose translation MIKIVYITNSGKKIAEGIKRVLDYYLYESEIFPIKNFKISGDEDGFIFIMATGIVLRKFLDKIKNDKFKDPFVIICNENKELIPLLSNHLGGGNYFSKLIANNINGRVIFTTATDVNGIIGIDELSKILFLETPKRKDILKINKKILEEDINLIVPKHWKIKRLNGYKINYHDSYEVVVDNKIKLKPLRIAVGLGARKGIERYRVFWAVKKALFLRNIPVWRVDALATIEDKKDEKGILETVNKFKKPLFIFEKEEINEVYKKMNLEKSEFVYKHIGVYGVSEPASILAVKKLTNKNYENIGLLLKKFKRNGVTVAISIEQ comes from the coding sequence ATGATTAAAATTGTATATATCACAAATAGTGGGAAAAAAATAGCAGAAGGGATTAAAAGAGTTTTAGATTACTATTTATATGAAAGTGAAATTTTTCCAATAAAAAATTTTAAAATTAGTGGAGATGAAGATGGTTTTATATTCATAATGGCTACTGGTATAGTGTTGAGGAAGTTTTTAGATAAAATTAAAAATGATAAATTTAAAGACCCTTTTGTTATTATTTGTAATGAAAATAAAGAACTCATTCCATTGTTATCTAACCATTTAGGTGGGGGAAATTATTTTTCCAAACTAATAGCCAATAATATAAATGGAAGAGTCATATTTACTACCGCAACTGATGTAAATGGAATAATAGGGATTGATGAACTCTCCAAAATATTATTTTTGGAAACTCCAAAAAGGAAAGATATACTAAAGATAAATAAAAAAATTTTAGAGGAAGATATTAATTTAATAGTTCCAAAACATTGGAAAATAAAAAGATTGAATGGCTATAAAATCAATTACCACGATAGTTATGAGGTTGTAGTTGATAACAAAATAAAGTTAAAACCTTTAAGAATTGCTGTTGGTTTGGGAGCAAGAAAAGGAATTGAGAGATATAGAGTATTTTGGGCAGTTAAAAAAGCTTTATTTTTGAGAAACATACCAGTTTGGAGAGTTGATGCTCTTGCTACAATAGAAGATAAAAAAGATGAGAAAGGAATTTTAGAGACAGTAAATAAATTTAAAAAACCATTGTTTATTTTTGAAAAAGAAGAGATTAATGAAGTTTATAAAAAAATGAATTTAGAGAAGTCTGAATTTGTATATAAACATATAGGAGTTTATGGAGTTTCAGAACCTGCATCAATCTTAGCTGTCAAAAAATTAACAAATAAAAACTATGAAAATATTGGTTTATTATTAAAAAAGTTTAAAAGAAATGGAGTTACTGTAGCAATATCTATTGAGCAGTAA
- a CDS encoding LEA type 2 family protein, with amino-acid sequence MVIKKIFFILIPMIIVVGTSGCLEQPKVEIVSQKIQKLNADNTKIEIQVLVSNPNPIGITINKISFDIYALVNGEKVYLGHGEQRNIKITSGNNTFTLPIEISNKKLIEVAVKGKSTKIPIEIKGNISINLIVTTVSIPIDIQQEIDVSAIVKEEMLNQLSNLNNLNTNQIQSVTQ; translated from the coding sequence ATGGTGATTAAAAAAATATTCTTCATACTAATACCAATGATAATTGTAGTTGGCACATCAGGATGCTTAGAACAGCCAAAAGTTGAAATTGTTAGTCAAAAAATCCAAAAATTAAACGCAGATAATACAAAGATAGAAATTCAAGTATTGGTAAGTAATCCAAATCCTATTGGAATAACTATAAATAAAATATCATTTGATATATATGCATTGGTTAATGGTGAAAAAGTTTATTTAGGACATGGAGAGCAGAGAAATATTAAAATAACATCTGGAAACAATACTTTCACTTTACCAATAGAAATATCTAACAAAAAACTTATTGAAGTTGCTGTAAAGGGTAAAAGCACAAAAATACCTATTGAAATTAAAGGAAATATATCAATTAACTTAATAGTTACAACAGTAAGTATTCCAATAGATATTCAACAGGAAATAGATGTCTCTGCAATAGTAAAAGAAGAGATGTTAAATCAATTAAGTAATTTAAATAACTTAAACACTAACCAAATACAATCAGTAACTCAATAA
- a CDS encoding type II glyceraldehyde-3-phosphate dehydrogenase, giving the protein MVNVLINGYGSIGKRVADAVSMQDDMKVVGVTKTKPDFEARLAVEKGYKLFVAIPDKERVKLFEDAGIPVEGTILDIIEDVDIVVDGAPKKIGKQNLENIYKPHKVKAILQGGEKAKDVEDNFNALWSYDRCYGKDYVRVVSCNTTGLCRILYAINSVADIKKARVVLVRRAADPNDDKRGPVNAIVPNPVTVPSHHGPDVVSVVPEFEGKIVTSAVIVPTTLMHQHTLMVEVENNVSRDEVLESIEKTPRIITVKYEDGFTSTAQIIEYGRDLGRLRYDINELVVWEESVNVVDNEIFLMQAVHQESIVIPENIDCIRTMLQLEEDKFKSIEKTNKAMGIK; this is encoded by the coding sequence ATGGTTAATGTTTTAATAAACGGTTATGGGTCAATTGGTAAAAGAGTGGCAGATGCTGTTTCAATGCAAGATGATATGAAGGTTGTAGGAGTTACTAAAACCAAACCTGATTTTGAAGCAAGGTTAGCAGTAGAAAAAGGTTACAAGTTATTTGTAGCAATTCCAGATAAAGAGAGAGTTAAATTATTTGAAGACGCTGGAATCCCTGTAGAAGGAACAATATTAGATATTATAGAAGATGTTGATATTGTAGTTGATGGTGCCCCAAAAAAGATAGGAAAGCAGAATTTAGAAAATATTTATAAGCCACACAAAGTTAAGGCTATACTACAAGGAGGAGAAAAGGCAAAAGATGTTGAAGATAATTTCAACGCTCTTTGGAGTTATGACAGATGCTATGGAAAAGATTATGTAAGAGTTGTCTCTTGTAATACAACTGGTTTATGTAGAATATTATACGCTATAAATTCAGTTGCAGACATTAAAAAGGCAAGAGTAGTATTAGTTAGAAGAGCGGCAGATCCAAATGATGACAAAAGAGGGCCTGTTAATGCCATAGTTCCTAATCCTGTAACTGTCCCTTCCCATCATGGTCCTGATGTAGTTTCAGTAGTTCCTGAATTTGAAGGGAAGATAGTAACATCAGCTGTAATTGTTCCTACAACTTTGATGCATCAGCATACATTGATGGTTGAAGTAGAAAATAATGTTAGTAGAGATGAAGTTTTAGAATCTATTGAGAAAACTCCAAGAATTATAACTGTTAAATATGAGGATGGATTTACATCAACTGCACAGATAATAGAGTATGGAAGAGATTTAGGTAGATTGAGATACGATATAAATGAGTTAGTTGTTTGGGAGGAAAGTGTTAATGTTGTAGATAATGAGATATTCTTAATGCAGGCAGTTCATCAAGAGAGTATAGTTATTCCAGAGAATATTGACTGTATAAGGACTATGCTTCAATTAGAAGAAGATAAATTTAAATCAATTGAAAAAACTAATAAGGCTATGGGAATCAAATAA
- a CDS encoding ribose 1,5-bisphosphate isomerase has translation MSEDIIKETYEKIKNMEIRGAGRIGRAAAKALKEYAIKISHLSDDEFIKKMKEAGNLLISARPTAVSLPNAVKYVLKGLNEDNPKERVIERSDEFIESSLKAIEKIGKYGANRIKDGYTILTHCNSEAAISVIKTAYDEGKDIKVFCTETRPRNQGYITAKTLYDYGIDVTLIVDSAVRYFIKDIDIVIVGADAITANGCLVNKIGTSQIALIANESRVPFLTAAETYKFHPKTIVGELIEIEERDPKEVVVFKDKYKGIKVRNPAFDVTPSKYIDAIITEVGLIPPQGAWYIIEKYFGWLEK, from the coding sequence ATGAGTGAAGACATTATAAAAGAAACTTATGAAAAAATTAAAAATATGGAAATTAGAGGGGCTGGAAGAATTGGAAGAGCGGCGGCAAAAGCTTTAAAAGAATATGCTATAAAAATCTCTCATTTAAGTGATGATGAATTTATAAAAAAAATGAAAGAGGCGGGAAATTTATTAATCTCTGCCAGACCTACTGCTGTCTCCTTACCAAATGCAGTTAAATATGTATTAAAAGGATTAAATGAAGATAATCCAAAGGAGAGAGTTATAGAGAGATCTGATGAATTTATAGAATCCTCATTAAAGGCTATTGAAAAAATAGGTAAGTATGGGGCAAATAGAATAAAAGATGGTTATACAATACTAACTCACTGCAATTCTGAAGCTGCTATAAGTGTTATAAAAACTGCCTATGATGAAGGAAAAGATATTAAAGTTTTTTGCACAGAAACAAGACCAAGAAATCAAGGATATATTACAGCAAAAACTCTCTATGATTATGGAATTGATGTTACATTAATAGTCGATTCTGCAGTTAGATACTTTATAAAAGATATAGATATTGTAATTGTGGGGGCTGATGCTATAACTGCAAACGGCTGTCTTGTAAATAAAATAGGAACTTCTCAAATTGCATTAATTGCTAATGAAAGTAGAGTTCCTTTTTTAACAGCCGCAGAAACTTACAAATTTCATCCAAAAACTATAGTAGGAGAGTTAATAGAGATTGAAGAAAGAGACCCTAAGGAAGTGGTAGTATTTAAAGATAAGTATAAAGGTATTAAAGTGAGGAATCCTGCATTTGATGTAACTCCATCTAAATATATAGATGCAATAATTACAGAGGTTGGTTTAATCCCTCCTCAAGGTGCTTGGTATATTATAGAAAAATACTTTGGCTGGCTTGAGAAATAA
- the rnp3 gene encoding ribonuclease P protein component 3, producing the protein MRIDINRIKDEEDIKMLKELKWNGFVFYQYDYEFDKELFEEVKSIGESYKLKVYSGVKIKTENSKELRKKVKKFRNKCHIILVEGGILKINRASVEMHDVDILSTPELGRKDSGIDHVLARLASTHRVAIEINLKNLLSKDGYERARTLLFFRNNLKLAKKYDVPVVISTDAENKYQIKNPYDLRAFLNTLIDVNYSKKIMETTYKICEFRDYLMKDNVVRYGVEIIKE; encoded by the coding sequence ATGAGAATTGACATTAATAGAATAAAAGATGAAGAAGATATTAAAATGCTAAAAGAGTTAAAATGGAACGGATTTGTTTTTTATCAGTATGATTATGAATTTGACAAAGAATTATTTGAAGAGGTAAAATCTATTGGTGAAAGTTATAAATTAAAAGTTTATTCAGGAGTGAAAATAAAAACAGAGAATTCTAAAGAATTGAGAAAAAAGGTAAAGAAATTTAGAAATAAATGTCATATAATATTAGTTGAAGGAGGAATTTTAAAAATAAATAGAGCATCTGTGGAAATGCACGATGTAGATATACTATCAACTCCTGAATTGGGTAGAAAAGATAGCGGAATAGACCATGTATTGGCGAGATTGGCATCAACTCACAGAGTGGCTATTGAAATAAATTTAAAAAATCTTTTAAGTAAAGATGGTTATGAAAGGGCGAGAACATTACTATTTTTTAGAAATAACTTAAAATTAGCAAAAAAGTATGATGTTCCAGTTGTAATTTCTACGGATGCTGAAAATAAATACCAAATTAAAAATCCCTACGATTTAAGAGCATTTTTAAACACTTTGATAGATGTCAATTACTCAAAAAAAATTATGGAAACCACTTATAAAATATGCGAATTTAGAGATTATTTAATGAAAGACAATGTTGTTAGATATGGAGTTGAAATTATAAAAGAGTGA